The following proteins come from a genomic window of Halorussus halophilus:
- the rpl4p gene encoding 50S ribosomal protein L4, whose translation MQATIRNLDGEEDGSVDLPDVFAETVRPDLIKRAVLAAQANRKQDYGADDYAGMRTSAESPGSGRGMAHVPRTNGQAARVPQAVGGRKAHPPKEEKDRTLDINTKERKKAIRSAIAATTDAELVADRGHRFDDDLELPLVVSDDFEDLVKTKEVVSFLEAVGVSDDIQRAEDNKSIRAGQGKLRGRKYRTPKSVLFVTSEEPSKAARNLAGADVATAAEVNAEDLAPGAHPGRLTVWTESALEEVSDR comes from the coding sequence ATGCAAGCAACAATCCGAAACCTCGACGGCGAGGAAGACGGCTCCGTGGACCTGCCGGACGTGTTCGCAGAAACCGTCCGGCCGGACCTCATCAAGCGAGCAGTCCTCGCCGCGCAGGCAAACCGTAAGCAGGACTACGGCGCTGACGACTACGCTGGCATGCGAACGTCGGCAGAGTCGCCCGGCAGCGGCCGGGGCATGGCCCACGTCCCCCGAACGAACGGTCAGGCGGCACGAGTGCCCCAGGCCGTCGGGGGCCGCAAGGCCCACCCGCCGAAAGAAGAGAAGGACCGAACGCTCGACATCAACACGAAAGAGCGAAAGAAGGCGATCCGAAGCGCCATCGCAGCGACGACGGACGCCGAACTCGTCGCAGACCGCGGTCACCGCTTCGACGACGACCTCGAACTCCCGCTCGTCGTGAGCGACGACTTCGAGGACCTCGTCAAGACGAAGGAGGTCGTCTCCTTCCTCGAAGCAGTCGGCGTGTCTGACGACATCCAGCGCGCGGAGGACAACAAGTCCATCCGCGCCGGGCAGGGTAAACTCCGTGGCCGCAAGTACCGGACGCCGAAGTCCGTGCTGTTCGTCACGAGCGAGGAACCCTCGAAGGCCGCCCGCAACCTCGCGGGTGCCGACGTGGCGACCGCCGCAGAGGTCAACGCGGAGGACCTCGCGCCCGGTGCCCACCCCGGCCGACTCACCGTCTGGACCGAGAGTGCTCTCGAAGAGGTGAGCGACCGATGA
- a CDS encoding 50S ribosomal protein L3 translates to MPQASRPRKGSLGFGPRTRAASEVPRFNSWPEGDGNPSLQGFAGYKAGMTHVVMVNDESNSPREGMEESVPVTIVETPPMRAVALRAYEDTPYGKKPLTEVWGSEFHEELSRTLDVPEDHDADAAENELRDALENGDVADLRVVTHTVPSDIASVPKKKPDVMETRVGGGSLGDRADFALELLEDGGEHEMNDVFRAGEYMDVSGVTKGKGTQGPVKRWGVQKRKGKHARQGWRRRIGNLGPWNPSRVRSTVPQQGQTGYHQRTELNKRLIDLGEGDDINVDGGFVNYGEVSGQYSLVKGSLPGPDKRLLRFRPAIRPNDQPRLDPEVRYVSSQSNQG, encoded by the coding sequence ATGCCTCAAGCAAGCAGACCACGCAAAGGTTCGTTAGGGTTTGGCCCTCGAACGCGTGCGGCCAGCGAGGTCCCGCGTTTCAACTCGTGGCCCGAAGGAGACGGCAATCCGTCCCTTCAGGGCTTCGCGGGTTACAAGGCCGGCATGACCCACGTCGTGATGGTCAACGACGAATCCAACTCCCCACGCGAGGGGATGGAGGAGTCCGTACCCGTCACCATCGTGGAGACGCCGCCGATGAGAGCTGTCGCTCTGCGAGCCTACGAAGATACGCCGTACGGGAAGAAGCCGCTGACGGAAGTGTGGGGTTCGGAGTTCCACGAGGAACTCTCGCGCACGCTCGACGTGCCCGAAGACCACGATGCCGACGCGGCGGAGAATGAACTGCGAGACGCGCTCGAAAACGGTGACGTCGCGGACCTCCGCGTCGTCACCCACACCGTCCCGAGCGACATCGCCAGCGTCCCGAAGAAGAAGCCCGACGTGATGGAGACTCGCGTCGGCGGTGGGTCGCTCGGCGACCGCGCCGACTTCGCGCTCGAACTGCTCGAAGACGGCGGCGAACACGAGATGAACGACGTGTTCCGCGCGGGCGAGTACATGGACGTGAGCGGCGTCACCAAAGGGAAAGGCACGCAAGGCCCCGTCAAGCGATGGGGCGTCCAGAAGCGGAAGGGCAAACACGCCCGTCAGGGTTGGCGGCGACGTATCGGCAACCTTGGCCCGTGGAACCCATCCCGCGTGCGCTCGACCGTTCCCCAGCAGGGTCAGACCGGCTACCACCAGCGAACCGAACTCAACAAGCGCCTCATCGACCTCGGTGAGGGCGACGACATCAACGTCGATGGCGGCTTCGTCAACTACGGCGAAGTCTCCGGCCAGTACTCGCTGGTCAAAGGTTCGCTCCCCGGTCCCGACAAGCGACTCCTGCGTTTCCGACCGGCCATTCGACCGAACGACCAACCACGCCTCGACCCCGAGGTACGCTACGTCAGTAGCCAATCCAATCAGGGATAA
- a CDS encoding putative RNA uridine N3 methyltransferase, with protein MTVSVLVPSSLVREAEDKREATRKIGYVARAATVFRADRLGVFPDPDGERNWGGGFVSTVLEYAATPPYLRKEVFGKRDELEYAGVLPPLRAPSQTGSESEGSGSLRQGIVTEVGPEGRVRVNCGLQHPISLVVPPKMEVAEGKRVTVRISSRSPVRAKLVDEPQSGFTVTRTDLPTALDRDDAGVRIATSRHGVELTTGRLTELVGRTRQDGMTVVFGSPGRGLPEILDLPTDSLAADWPSEKSGDEADAKSNVESGAPGRFDLWLNAIPNQGSQVVRTEEAMFATLACLNLKEK; from the coding sequence ATGACTGTCAGCGTACTCGTGCCGTCTTCCCTCGTCCGGGAAGCCGAGGACAAACGTGAGGCAACTCGCAAAATCGGCTACGTCGCCCGCGCGGCGACGGTCTTCCGGGCAGACCGCCTCGGGGTCTTTCCAGACCCCGACGGCGAACGGAACTGGGGAGGCGGATTCGTAAGCACCGTGTTGGAATACGCCGCGACACCGCCCTACCTTCGAAAGGAGGTATTCGGGAAGCGCGACGAATTAGAGTACGCGGGCGTCCTCCCGCCGCTCCGCGCTCCCTCACAGACCGGCTCCGAATCCGAGGGTTCGGGGTCGTTAAGACAGGGAATCGTGACCGAGGTCGGACCTGAAGGGCGCGTTCGGGTCAATTGCGGACTGCAACACCCGATTTCGCTCGTCGTGCCTCCGAAAATGGAGGTCGCCGAGGGGAAGCGCGTAACCGTCAGGATCTCTTCGCGAAGTCCGGTCCGTGCGAAACTGGTGGACGAACCCCAGTCGGGGTTCACAGTGACGCGCACGGACCTTCCGACAGCCCTCGACCGCGACGACGCGGGCGTTCGCATAGCGACGTCCCGCCACGGGGTCGAGTTGACGACCGGGCGGCTGACTGAACTGGTCGGCCGCACCCGACAGGACGGAATGACCGTCGTGTTCGGCTCTCCCGGACGCGGGCTGCCGGAGATACTCGACCTCCCGACTGACTCACTCGCCGCCGATTGGCCGAGCGAGAAGTCGGGGGACGAGGCGGACGCGAAATCCAACGTCGAATCCGGCGCACCCGGCCGGTTTGACCTCTGGCTGAACGCGATCCCGAATCAAGGCAGTCAAGTGGTGCGAACTGAAGAAGCGATGTTCGCAACGCTCGCCTGCCTGAACCTCAAAGAGAAGTGA